In the genome of Anaerolineaceae bacterium oral taxon 439, the window CAGGCGCTGCGCCGCGTCGATTGAGGCATTTGAAACGGCTCTGGCGGAGAATCCGCGGCTGGCGGCGTTCCGGGCGTCCTCGTCGTATCAGGCGCGCTTCGAGCCTTTCCTGTTGGGCGCGCGTGGGAATCTTGACGAGGTGATCGATTTTCTCGCGGACGCGGGGTTTTCGGCGGATGAAAAGTTTGAGCTGTTAGGCCTGCTTCGCGAAAAGGATCTGGTCGATATAACCGCCGCGGCGCTTCGGGACGGGCTCCGCGCGAGCCGTCCGGTCAGGGCGCTTTATCCGGAGGACGTTTACCGGCGGGGTGTGCTGTCGCTTCGGGTCGCGAACGAGACGCTCGTTCCGGAACGCGCCGAAATTCAGGCGCTGTACCGGGGATGGGGGCTGAATTTTTCCTCGGGCGCGGAACTTTACGCGGATTGGCGCGAGCGGATTCGAATTGAACAGCGGGCGTCGTATTCCGATTTATCGGCGGGCGCGGCCGACGTATTACGCAATGGGATCGCGGATCCGAATTCGGCCCGGATCGCGTTCGTGAAGGCGGCGCGTTCGCTCGGGTTCGCCGCGGATCTCGATCCGGTTACCGGCGTTCCGCGGATCTGGGCCGACGGCGCGTTTCGTCCGCTGGTTTCGGATGCGGATGAAGTGGCTGCGCCGGAAGCTCGGTGGGTCTGGTTCGAAAGCGCCGATGGCTCGCCGATGAGCTATTGGCGGAACCTGACGATTCAGCGATTCGAAGAAAACGGGTTCCAGACGCTGAACTATACGGAGCCCGAAGCGGCGGCGACGGCGCGGTTAACGGTTCCGGACGGGTTTTACCGGATCGTGACCGGAACGCGGCAGCTCGACGGCAGCGTTAAGACGTCGGTGCGGTTTGTTGCGATTTCAGCCGCGGGTCCGGAGCGGATTCCGGTTACGGTCCCGACTGCGGATCCGCTGACGACGTTTTTCCGGTACGTTCCGATCGGAGAAACTGTGCTGCGGATGGTTTCGGGAGGTCCGGCGATCGTTCCGGTGCGATCGGACAGCGGCGAGGTTCTCGCCTTCGTCGACGTTGGTTCCGAACCCACCGAGCATTTTTTCAACGAGCTTCTTGAAGCGGAGGACGAGATTCGACGGCGCACCGTTCCGATAACGCTGGTTCTGCGTCCGGAGGATGATTTGAATCAGCGGACGTTCCGACGCGTTTCAGAAACGTTCCCCAGCGTTCGCGCCTGTTGGGCGGCGGACGCTGCCGCCGAATCACGGCTGCATCAGCTCATGAACGCGGGGGACGAGCGGCGCCCGTTTATCCTGGCGATCGATTCGGAGGGACGGGGTCTTTATTCGTTCAGTAACTATAACGTTGGAACGGTCCGGCTGGTTTCAGAGATATTAGCCGTCGGCGCGAAGGATGGCGGTGGGATGAAGGAAGGTCAATCGTGATGAAAAAGGAAGCTTCGGGCGTGGAGCGGGCGGCGCTCCCGCGATGGTTCACGGATGGGAAATATGGACTGTTTATTCATTTTGGGCTGTATTCGATCCTGGGGGGCGAGTATCGCGGAAAAGTCGTCCCGGGGTTGGCGGAATGGATCTTGAACCGGGCCGGGATTCCGCTTGAAGAATATCGGGCGTTAGCCGACCGCTTCGATCCGATCCATTTTTCGGCGGACGAAATCGTTCGTGACGCGATCCGTTGGGGAATGAAATATGTCTGCCTCACGGCGAAGCACCACGACGGGTTCGCGCTGTTTGATTCGCGGTGCAGCGATTATAACAGCGTGAAGCGATCGCCCTGCCGGCGGGATTTCGTCGGCGAGCTGGCGGACGTCTGCCGTCGGCAGGGGTTGGTTTTCTGCGTCTATTATTCTCAGGCGCAGGACTGGGACGATCCGGACGGCTACGTCGCGTACCGGGATAATTCCGGGAAGAATTTCGAACGCTATTTCCATGAAAAATGTATTCCGCAGGTTAAAGAGCTGCTGACGCAGTATGGCCCGGTCGGGATGATCTGGTTTGATACGCCGATGGAGATGACAGCGGATCAGGCGATGACGCTGCGCGCCGTCGTCAAGGAGCTTCAGCCCGATTGTATTATCAGCGGGCGGATTGGGCATGGCGCGAGCGATTATTTATCGACGCAGGATAACCGTCTACCGGCGTTCCCGATCTACCGGCATTGGGAGGTCCCGGCGACGACGAACGAATCGTTTGGGTATAAAGCTTCCGATCAGCGTTGGCGTCAGGTCCCGGAGGTTCTTGAAAAGATGATGAAGATTATCAGCCGCGGGGGAAATTACCTGCTGAACGTCGGCCCGGACGGAACCGGGAAGATTCCGGACGCGTCGAAAGCGATTCTCGATCAGGTCGGCGTTTTTTTACGGGAGAACGGAAGCGCGCTGTATGGGTCGGTCCCGACGCCGCCGTATATCTACGAGTTGGATCGGATTTTTATCACCGGGAAGCCGAACCGGGTTTACCTGACGATTCTCGATCCGGGACGGTATGCCGGCGAGGAGCTGCCGTTCCCGAACGTTCCGCATGAGCCGATCGCCGCGCGTGTCGTCGGGAGCGGCGAACCGGCGTCCGTCCGGTGGGGACGGACGCTGGAAGGCGATTCGTATTGGGGCGTCAGAATTCCGGAAACTGTCGGCGGCCGTCTGGCGATGGCGATCGAGGTTGAGATCGAGGCGGAACGCGTGACGTTTTCGCCGATTGACGAATAAGATCAGGAATCCGCGGACGGACGCCTGCGGATCGTTCTTAAAAAAGTGGGCCGCCAGATTTCCAGCGGCCCACTTTTACCGGGTTGTTTTTTATCCTTTAACCGAACCGACCATGATTCCCTTGACGAAGTATTTCTGAACAAACGGATAGATCAGCATCAACGGCAGCGACGACACGACAATGACGGCATACTTGAGCAGGTCGGTCAATCCCTGCATATCGGCGAGCGCCTTGGCGTTGACGACGAGCGTCGGGTCGACTTTGTTGATCACGAGGATTTCCCGGAGCGCGATCTGGAGCGGCTGAAGATTCGGGTCTTTCAGGTAGATCAGCGCGCTGAAATACGTGTTCCAGTGGCCGATTCCGTAGTACAGCGCCAGAACGGCAAGGATCGGCTTGCTGAGCGGGATGACGATCGTGGTAAAGAACCGGAACGGGGTACAGCCCTCCAGGACGCCGGCTTCGTACAGCTCGTTCGGGATGTTGTTCATAATATAGTTCCGGCAGAGCATCAGATTCCAGATCGACAGCGCGTTCGGAATCAGCATGGCCCAGACCGTGTTAATCAGGCCGAGCTTTTCGACGACCATGAACGTCGGGACGAGCCCGCCGCTGAAGATCATCGCGAACATGAAGAAAAACGAAAGGACCCTCCTCGCTTTGAATTCCGGTCGGGATAAGGGATACGCCGCCAGCATGGTCATGACCAGATTGATCAGCGTTCCGGCGACCATGTAAAAGAACGAGTTCCGGAAGCCAAGGATAATTTTATGGTACCTGAAGACGGCTTCGTAGCCGCGAAGCGTCGGCCGGACGGGAAGGAGCTTCATCTCTCCGGATATGACCGCCTGCGGATCGGAGAAGGAGGCGCTGACGACGTACAAGAGCGGCACCAGGATGATCAGCAGGATGAGGATCATCAGCAGATAGATAAAAAACAGGAAGACTTTATCCGGCGCGCTTTCCTGCATCGTTTTCTTTCGGGCAGTAAACATCGTTTTTCCTCCTACCAGACGCTCGTTTCGGTCAGCCGTTTCGAAATTTCGTTGACGAAAACGAAAAGCAGCAGGCTGATTACCGAGTTAAACAGCCCGACGGCGGTTGAAAAGCTGAAATCGCCGTTTTTAAGCCCGATTTCGTAGACGAACGTTGAAATAATTTCCGCGTTCGCCTGATTCACTGAGTTTTTCATCAGGTAAGCCTTTTCGAACCCGATATTCATGATCTGGCCGACGTTGAAAATCAGCATCATGACGATTGTGGGGCGGATCGCGGGCAGGTCCACGTTCCAGATCCGCTGAACCCGGGATGCGCCGTCGATAATCGCCGCTTCCTGTAATTCAGGATTGACGCCCGAGAGCGCGGCGATATAGATAATTGACGCATATCCGGATATCTGCCAGACGCCGCTCCAGACGTAAAGATGCGGAAAGATATCTTTTGATCCGAAGAAGTTGACCGGTTTTCCGCCGAGCGCAACGATCAGGTGGTTCAGGATACCGGTCCTGAGGTCCATGATTCGCATCATGATTCCGACGAGGACGACGAGCGAAATAAAATAAGGCGCGTAGGTAACGATCTGGACGAATTTTTTGAGCCTTTGGTGCTTGACTTCGTTGATCGCCAGCGCGAGGAGGATCGGGATCGGGAACCCGACGAGAAGGGAATAAACCCCCAGTCGGAGCGTGTTCCTGATAATCCGGAGGCTGGACGGGGCGCCGAGGAACTGCCGGAAGTACATCAATCCGACAAAATCCGAACCGAAGATTCCTTTTCGGGGGCTGAATCGCTTGAACGCTAAGATAATCCCGCCCATCGGGATGTAATTGAAAATAATCAGGTAAATAACCGGCAGCGCAATCAATGCCCAGAATTGCCAGTTTTTATACAGGTAAATTTTGATTGCGTCTGTTCGCGATTTCTTTTTTCCTGTCGCTGTGATCATGATTCTTTTGCTCCGAAAATTTCGAACGGGACAAAGGATCCCATTGCCCCGTTCGGTTGCTGTTATTGGATTGTCGGACGAAACGAAACCTTATTTACAATCGTTCAGGCTTTCATTCCGCGGACTGCCGGTCGAAAGCGGCCTGATAGACTTCGAGGAATCGTGGGAGCTGGACCGCTTCGAAACCTTCGACGTAAGCGTTCCAGGCGTCGTCGTCGTTGATATCCTGGTCGCCGCGGATGAATGCGGTGCTGTTGGTCTGGACGTAGTCGGCGACTTCCTTCGAAATGACCTGGAGTTCGGTCGCTTCGTCGGCGGTCAGCTTCAGCGGCGGGGTAACGCTGTATGGGGCGTCATCGCCCTGACCATAGGGTTCCATCTTATCGCGGGTTTCGATGAAGAGGAGTTTTTCGAGGCCTTCGGCGGAAGCGATATCGATATCCTGCGCCGTGACTTCGCCCATTCGGATTTTCGCCGTCGCGTAGTTCAGCCCGACGTCCTGCCAGTCGTGGTTCTGCGGTTCGGAGGAATAAGGATTCAAAACCTTGAACAGCGCGGGATCGCCGCCGAGGCCCATTTCGCCTTCTTTGGCTAATTCCCAGTCTTTCCCTTCTTCCGCGCCGTACTGCATGGACAAGTAGCCTTCCATCGTGTAGAAGAAGTCGGCCCAGCGTAAAATCGCTTCGGGATTCTCGGCGTCAGCCGTGATCACGAGGCGGCCCTGGCCGATTCCGTCATGTTTGAAGTAGGTCGCGTTCTGGACGCCTTCGGGGCCGACGAGCGGCGCGATAACACGATATTTCGCGTAGGATTCTGGTTTGCTGGAAACGTCATAGCCGTCGGAAATCGTTCCGTAGGGCGCGAATAAGACCGGATCGCCGTCCTGATTCATGAGCGTGCGATATTGTTCGTGGTTCTGCGTGAAGGAGCCGTCGTAGATCGCGCCCAGATCGAATAACTCGCGCATGTATTTCAGCGCTTCGCGATATTCGTCTTTCGTCGCGATCGTTTCGATTTTCTGCGTTTCGTTATTGACGACGAGTTTTGCGTCGGACCGCGTTGAGCCGGAGCCCGGGTCTAAAATGAACGGGTTGATAAGCCAGTCTGCGAACTGCTGACCCCAGCCGTCGGTCGAGCCGGTAATCGCGACGCCGGTCGGGTTCTTCTCGACGTACGCCTTGACGACTTCCTTGAATTCCTCGGTCGTGGTCGGAACTTCCATGCCTAACTCTTCGAGCGCCGCGGTATTGACCCACATCTTGTTGCGGTACTGGCAGTGGTAGCACTGGTTGATCGCCGGAAGACCGTAGATATGCCCGTCGGTTTCGGTAATCTGGCCGCGGAGCTCGGGCATTTCTTCAAGAACCTTCGAGAAGTTCGGCATGTTTTCTTCGATCAGGTCTTCGATCGGCAGCAGCATGCCTTCGGCGACGCCGTATTTCGCGATCCCGGGCGTCGCGAAGAGGAAGACGTCCGGGAGCTGATTCGAGAGCATTGTCAGATTTACGGCTTCTTCCGCGGAATCGTTATTGGTGACCTCGAATTTCCAGCTGATCCCGGTCAGATCTTCCATGTATTTCGTGAAATCATTAGTCGCGAAGTCGATCACGTTCGGCATCGACAACCGGAACATGGACATTTCGATCGGTTCTTTAACGATCGGGTACGTCCCGACTTCGTTCAATTCCGCTTTTTCAGCGAAAACCGCGCTTGCCGCTACGAGGAGGACAAGACTAAACAGGACAAACACAGACAGGCTTTTCTTCATTTGACTCTCCTTAAAGATACTCATTCTTTATTACTTTCTCGCGACCGCGGCCGCGATATTCTGAACGGTTGCCGCGTCGATCAGCTGGACCCGGTCTTCGGCCGGATAAAGCGCGCCGCCGTAAAAAATCTGACGGTTGTTCCGGACGGAAGGTTCGCTGATCTCCTTGTGGCAGGCTAAATGGATCTGGGTCGCGCCGGTTTCGGCGACGATCCGCGCCGCGTTTTTCAGCGTGATCCCCGCGCCGGGGAGGATTTCGATCCGCCCGTCCGCATATTCGATCATCTCGCGGATCGTATCGGTCGCGAAGAAAACGTTCGGCTCCTGGCCGCTGGTCAGGATACGGGTCACGCCGAGATCGACGAGCTGGTCCAGGCTTTTTCGCCAGTCGGGGACGACGTCGAAGGCGCGATGAAATACCGCCGGACGGCGGCCGGCCAGCTCGACGAATTCTTTCGTCCGGACTGGATCGACTTCCCCGTCGGGGGTCAGAAAACCGAAAACGAGACCGTCCGCGCCGGCGTCGAGAAGCCGTTCCGCGTCGATCCGCATTGTTTCATATTCGATTCCCGAGTAATAGAACCCGGCTTCGCGCGGCCGGATCATTGTCATAATCGGCAGGCTGGTTTTCGCTTTCGCGACGGCGAGTTCGCCGATCGTCGGGGTTAACCCGCCCTGGAACAGGTTGCTGTTCAGTTCGACGCGATCGGCGCCGCCTTTCTCGGCCTCGATGACGTCCCCGGCGCTTCCACAACAGATTTCGATTTGTATCGTGTCCATTAATAACCTCAGATAAATAATAACATGAAGGCTGACGATGAATGTCACCTTGTTATTGTGACATCTGTCCGGGCATTCTGGGTAAGTTCCGGGCTGGGGCTTGAGGGATTGGGAGGCAATCCGTTGAGTTATTAAACTAAGTGAAGTAAATGCCGTGTCGGGCGGGCGGGTCCTCCGCCGTGGGCGCGCCCGGGAGAGGTATCGCCATCCGATACTCTCCGATATTATCTGGGCGCATATCATTTTGTTTAATGTTAAGGCGAAATATTCAATATGATTATCCTGCGTTGGCTTTATTTCCTGAATATTTGGCGAAAAGG includes:
- a CDS encoding sugar ABC transporter permease; translated protein: MFTARKKTMQESAPDKVFLFFIYLLMILILLIILVPLLYVVSASFSDPQAVISGEMKLLPVRPTLRGYEAVFRYHKIILGFRNSFFYMVAGTLINLVMTMLAAYPLSRPEFKARRVLSFFFMFAMIFSGGLVPTFMVVEKLGLINTVWAMLIPNALSIWNLMLCRNYIMNNIPNELYEAGVLEGCTPFRFFTTIVIPLSKPILAVLALYYGIGHWNTYFSALIYLKDPNLQPLQIALREILVINKVDPTLVVNAKALADMQGLTDLLKYAVIVVSSLPLMLIYPFVQKYFVKGIMVGSVKG
- a CDS encoding sugar ABC transporter permease: MITATGKKKSRTDAIKIYLYKNWQFWALIALPVIYLIIFNYIPMGGIILAFKRFSPRKGIFGSDFVGLMYFRQFLGAPSSLRIIRNTLRLGVYSLLVGFPIPILLALAINEVKHQRLKKFVQIVTYAPYFISLVVLVGIMMRIMDLRTGILNHLIVALGGKPVNFFGSKDIFPHLYVWSGVWQISGYASIIYIAALSGVNPELQEAAIIDGASRVQRIWNVDLPAIRPTIVMMLIFNVGQIMNIGFEKAYLMKNSVNQANAEIISTFVYEIGLKNGDFSFSTAVGLFNSVISLLLFVFVNEISKRLTETSVW
- a CDS encoding copper homeostasis protein CutC, yielding MDTIQIEICCGSAGDVIEAEKGGADRVELNSNLFQGGLTPTIGELAVAKAKTSLPIMTMIRPREAGFYYSGIEYETMRIDAERLLDAGADGLVFGFLTPDGEVDPVRTKEFVELAGRRPAVFHRAFDVVPDWRKSLDQLVDLGVTRILTSGQEPNVFFATDTIREMIEYADGRIEILPGAGITLKNAARIVAETGATQIHLACHKEISEPSVRNNRQIFYGGALYPAEDRVQLIDAATVQNIAAAVARK